The Acidobacteriota bacterium genome includes a window with the following:
- a CDS encoding Ig-like domain-containing protein, which produces MKKARAEKNLLRLLFLSLVMVLLSGNFLGQQTREQGKKLSTLNDDNRKQYIETLLKRLRQSTPGEVGSNLNAERAPRYSMSEDGCIRSLVAPANHSFAALDVVKGDHVQTTKNFITENGYALGINSPYVDFKLLKEKKRNGRNIVRLQQEYHNVPIFSGELITHINSQGGIEYLSSDILRDTRVLDDGILSIAPTLSKNDAQKAAINFVSDEENISGLEASPAELTIYGPSIVGNTGPVELVWQTRIVDKKASGVNELVLVNAHSGKVELHLSNIRSAINREISDASNTESNGIVRRSENDPEYIGEGSDDINKVYSLLADAYNYYKDHHGRDSVDNNGHVIRATVRYCPSDEIPPWRDAEFSDGGVLYTERLHFGDDYLTDDMVAHEYTHWVTYCESNLTYLNQSGAIDEAFSDIFATFVDFDNGDGDWWIGEGLPVLALRYLADPPVIDINIKDKNGNIVYSSHYPDRMSDTGFYTGELDNGGVHINSTIISKLAYLLAEGTAPGDDFYGYVIDKMGLSKTADLFYMVEDAGLPSSADFWDLSDALARAAIINGWSDAECENLENACRAVEISHGIMDITTSSLIQDRQGTVDVDIVAPSAGDFYVGIRAGDGGEDMGWTWPFTESSPVSLGFLDKHTFKLWVTPTDLDEPFEIVLKKSVFSILADTEVDSQLVTFTAQEPESDPPSVLSYSFGISRYGLITVKFDEDMDNASFSDSAVHVVGSASGTHACYYGFDSPSDTLVIDSIAAFEFGETITVTIGTGVKDVSGNNLPSPYEFSFSIEDVPTEDNVPPSLDFTAPTGAESTESGYYVVRWTDADPDSNALITLYYDTDTNFGNGHAAIRDENGIAASIYEDSNQNSFFWDTSSVSVGTYYIVAVLEDQVNPPVIKYSTGTVEVRLPASGTQFELSSQASWVWDDENPGNNQTYVNGIPEGLETLRVTIPIRNTSGQDIKFVYGTLSSSASQIDFSEGDNFIYYGNISSGQYVVPDAEFCFYVNATSFSSAPFTLRLEYQDLSGNHYYQTFYFTYTFPAPGALTPNLVVDHIQIVDSSSGDGDGVFESGEEIDFFIHLRNMGTAACVNPKGILEQSTAWGTNVFTDLNGNYPDILAGSTEADTAAFDTDQAPMSFAGAITTPLRVWYGPDQDKYQDLSITLTVVPTPYIRLSPSTYDFGLITPGTPLAHVVTVRNRGSGDLVISGIDPNLSDTTITDITYPCTVAPGATTTFTMNVDTSALDGFITRTLSIHSNAHGQATVEFVLTGTVTAANPAASYTKLWEKLIDRDFNNIAVGDTDNDGKIEAVATSAGVTDNYVPVPAHIQIHEKVADDDFELVPTGTIPDLGGVPATHSLALADFNKNGYTDIVVLANSLYISGSKLPFRVLRYEATGNDTWVARTVAFNGGTTYGYTAMTVGDADDDGNQEIIVAREGDADPRVLVYEWNGSSFSLRWTSPVVLDRNGFNVTSIPVVKVADSDGDNHSEIIFGTDDAQLYIYESPAVNSYPPLTPVLKYEPSIGDYLGYCSLKDLVVADTDGDTRKEIIHVSEDGYLLIIESPGPDSWNTAAPEHYLLPGSMNGYCVAAGDTDNDGATEIVVGGLGGAADSHLCIYETIADNSHAVSWQSTEAEVDSEPDAVALINTNSTPVNEIVIATENSDPAAFPVLAHQESVDIQVVSNNITFDPETVLESGTVSISALVQNLSPSPLANVVVRFYSGDPASGGTQIGADQTIASISESGNAAVQVDWQPLLAQTYQIYVVVDPDDAIPESDNTANNKAAKTYVVLDNDISGPQISNIAVAEYGGDGDGAIEANEQVRISWSASDASGIGTSVCDIDGTVYAAAGSYEVIAGPFNQGIHNYTITVQDGDNSPAGTQQSGSFSVSSFAITVTGVSPVNGAINVSVRPAVEAFFDSSLNLSTITSSTVILRDSGLQVIPGSISYTPVGNKITFIPSRDLTNSAVYSLTLVGGSAGILSETGNGLVESYSWTFTVEPDVTAPIAVLSSPTAGQNVSGIVDIRGTAWDLNFLQYQVFYGEGAAPSAWTEITSAITVPVTGSLLCQWDTSALGAGQYTVKLVVLEDPPASVQVEDSVVVNIGKAATPVFTPEPGTYSSAQNITISCATADATIFYTTDGLDPTQSSTPYASPVHIDATTTLKARAYHSSMQPSEIASGVYEISGANSPPETPSPVSPADAATDQGLQPILTASAFSDPEGDEHSNSQWQVDDNGDFSTPVWDSGEGYIAGIQVTIPAGTLAVETTYFWRVRYKDIHDAWSEWSAAWSFTTVPPPGAFDLTSPASVTAVPRLTPSVTLTWTASANATSYDIYFGTSRTPGFHANTTETSLSVNVAKDQLYYWNVVAVNSGGTTYSTSGPFSFGTGIAFFSDFDDGTTQGWGFRDQSGLTSDNAHSAPNSIRNYSGYANQDEAECYKIFSPIEKGTAEFWYYAPSTRPETACIYLSSQDSWYKNPTVRFWLWISADGTVKYYVNGTEWTDFTSLPKLTFDVWSKISLTWNTITDKLVLRINGVNYGVAPATNAGGPICQLAFMKGSWSSVGTFAYIDDIKVTTTPAPKKKDLLATWDGQGVYYRNSDTGAWVRLASPATMIAGGDIDNDGIDDILGLWPSQGGIWARYSSNGAWAQLSSTARHIAAGDMNGDGRVDLVGTWDGQGVFYRNSANGAWVKLASPATLITAGDLDGDGTDDLIGIWPGQGGVWAKYSRTGAWSKISSTARDIAAGDMNGDGRDELLATWDGQGVYYRDSFTGAWTRMASEATQVTCGDLDGDGLDDLIGIWPTQGGVWVKYSTSGAWAKISSTAIDISAGLMRLQESESTPMAAGVAVDLPMAAGDTEGIETAVLKTDLSGDGPGGARFIYIEDVNLEPTEDPAAALTRIPGPGEPGFVAEDQKNLIPGEKMDDRARNDPREPNNKGKKIMK; this is translated from the coding sequence ATGAAAAAAGCCAGAGCTGAAAAGAACCTGCTGAGGTTGCTGTTTCTGTCCCTGGTTATGGTTTTACTTTCTGGCAATTTTCTCGGACAGCAGACCCGTGAGCAGGGGAAAAAGCTCTCGACTCTGAATGACGATAACAGGAAACAATACATTGAAACGCTTTTAAAACGCTTAAGACAATCAACTCCGGGAGAAGTCGGATCGAATTTGAATGCAGAGAGGGCGCCACGATATTCAATGTCCGAAGATGGTTGTATCAGGTCATTGGTTGCGCCTGCGAATCATTCCTTTGCAGCTCTTGACGTTGTTAAGGGTGATCATGTTCAGACCACGAAGAACTTTATAACCGAGAATGGATATGCGTTAGGCATTAATAGCCCATATGTCGATTTCAAGCTTCTTAAAGAGAAAAAAAGAAACGGTCGCAATATCGTTCGTCTTCAGCAAGAATACCATAACGTCCCTATTTTTTCCGGAGAGCTTATAACACACATTAATAGTCAAGGCGGCATTGAGTACCTATCAAGCGATATATTGAGAGATACGAGAGTTCTTGATGATGGCATTTTATCAATCGCGCCCACGCTTTCAAAAAATGATGCCCAAAAGGCGGCCATTAATTTTGTTTCTGATGAAGAGAATATATCAGGGTTAGAGGCCTCGCCTGCAGAGCTTACAATCTATGGGCCGTCAATCGTGGGCAACACTGGTCCTGTTGAGCTAGTTTGGCAAACAAGAATAGTGGATAAAAAGGCTAGCGGGGTCAACGAACTCGTCCTAGTTAATGCTCATAGCGGCAAGGTAGAGCTCCATTTATCAAACATACGTAGTGCAATAAATAGAGAGATTAGTGATGCAAGTAATACAGAATCAAATGGAATAGTGAGACGCTCTGAAAACGATCCTGAGTATATTGGCGAAGGATCAGATGATATTAATAAAGTATATAGCCTCTTAGCTGATGCTTATAATTATTATAAAGACCACCATGGACGTGATAGCGTAGATAACAACGGTCATGTTATCAGAGCTACGGTAAGATACTGCCCATCGGATGAGATTCCCCCTTGGCGAGATGCTGAGTTTAGCGACGGAGGCGTTCTTTATACCGAACGGCTTCATTTCGGTGATGATTATCTGACAGACGATATGGTTGCCCATGAATATACGCATTGGGTGACATACTGCGAGTCTAACTTAACTTATCTGAATCAATCTGGTGCAATTGATGAAGCGTTCTCGGATATATTTGCCACGTTTGTCGACTTTGATAATGGGGACGGCGACTGGTGGATTGGAGAGGGTCTTCCCGTATTGGCTCTTCGATACCTTGCTGACCCGCCAGTGATAGATATTAATATCAAAGACAAGAATGGAAACATAGTTTATTCGTCTCATTACCCTGATAGGATGAGTGACACCGGTTTCTATACAGGAGAATTGGATAACGGTGGGGTGCATATTAATTCGACAATCATATCCAAGCTGGCCTATCTCCTCGCTGAAGGAACGGCTCCGGGGGATGACTTCTATGGGTACGTAATTGACAAGATGGGGCTTTCTAAAACCGCGGATCTCTTCTATATGGTGGAAGATGCGGGTTTGCCCAGTTCTGCAGATTTCTGGGATTTAAGTGATGCCTTGGCGAGGGCGGCAATCATCAATGGTTGGAGCGATGCGGAATGCGAAAACCTCGAGAATGCCTGTCGGGCTGTGGAAATATCGCATGGAATTATGGACATAACCACGTCCAGCCTCATTCAGGACAGGCAGGGTACAGTCGATGTCGATATTGTCGCCCCGTCTGCTGGTGATTTCTATGTGGGAATTCGGGCTGGGGACGGGGGCGAAGATATGGGATGGACATGGCCATTTACTGAATCGTCGCCCGTATCTCTAGGGTTTTTAGATAAACACACTTTTAAGCTCTGGGTAACTCCTACTGATTTGGACGAACCATTTGAAATAGTCCTTAAGAAAAGCGTATTCAGCATACTTGCTGATACAGAAGTGGATTCCCAACTTGTCACTTTTACGGCTCAGGAGCCCGAGTCGGATCCGCCTTCAGTATTGTCATATTCTTTTGGAATTAGCAGGTATGGGCTGATAACTGTCAAGTTCGATGAGGATATGGATAACGCGTCCTTTTCGGACTCGGCAGTGCACGTCGTTGGCTCGGCCAGCGGGACACACGCCTGCTATTATGGATTTGATTCGCCGAGCGACACGCTTGTCATTGATTCAATTGCAGCTTTTGAATTCGGAGAAACTATAACTGTAACCATAGGAACTGGAGTGAAAGATGTCTCTGGAAATAATCTCCCCAGTCCTTACGAGTTTAGCTTCAGTATAGAGGACGTGCCTACTGAAGATAATGTGCCTCCGAGTTTAGATTTCACCGCACCGACGGGCGCAGAAAGCACGGAATCGGGCTATTACGTTGTCCGCTGGACGGACGCGGATCCAGACAGCAACGCGCTGATCACGCTCTATTACGACACCGATACAAACTTTGGGAATGGACATGCCGCTATCAGAGATGAGAACGGAATAGCGGCAAGCATATACGAAGACAGCAACCAAAATTCTTTCTTCTGGGACACGAGCTCGGTCAGTGTCGGAACCTATTATATAGTCGCCGTCCTGGAGGATCAGGTCAATCCCCCCGTGATCAAATACAGCACTGGGACAGTCGAGGTGCGCCTGCCGGCGTCCGGAACCCAGTTCGAATTGTCCAGCCAAGCCAGCTGGGTCTGGGATGATGAAAACCCCGGGAACAATCAGACCTATGTCAACGGCATACCCGAAGGGTTGGAAACCCTGAGGGTCACCATCCCAATTAGAAACACGTCAGGGCAAGACATCAAATTTGTATATGGGACCCTTAGTTCGTCGGCGTCTCAGATCGACTTCAGCGAAGGTGATAACTTCATCTATTACGGGAACATCTCCTCCGGTCAATATGTCGTCCCCGACGCGGAATTCTGCTTCTATGTCAACGCGACGTCTTTTTCGAGCGCGCCATTCACCCTGCGCCTAGAATACCAGGACCTATCCGGTAACCATTATTATCAGACATTTTACTTCACCTATACCTTCCCGGCCCCGGGCGCTCTGACCCCGAATCTCGTCGTCGACCATATTCAGATCGTCGATTCATCCAGCGGGGACGGGGATGGCGTATTCGAAAGCGGCGAGGAGATCGACTTCTTCATACACTTGAGAAACATGGGCACTGCGGCCTGCGTCAATCCCAAGGGGATCCTCGAACAGAGCACGGCCTGGGGTACTAATGTGTTCACGGATCTGAATGGGAATTATCCGGATATCCTGGCCGGGAGCACCGAGGCCGACACTGCCGCCTTTGATACGGACCAGGCGCCAATGAGCTTCGCCGGCGCGATAACGACCCCTCTTCGGGTATGGTACGGCCCAGACCAAGACAAGTACCAGGATCTGAGCATCACTCTTACGGTCGTGCCGACGCCCTATATTCGGCTGTCGCCTTCAACTTATGATTTCGGTCTCATAACTCCAGGGACGCCTCTTGCCCATGTGGTCACCGTCCGGAACCGCGGCAGCGGGGATCTGGTCATAAGCGGCATAGATCCGAATCTCTCTGATACAACCATTACGGACATAACCTATCCGTGTACGGTCGCGCCGGGAGCTACGACGACCTTCACGATGAACGTCGATACCAGTGCCCTGGACGGCTTCATTACCAGGACCCTGTCGATCCATTCGAACGCTCATGGACAGGCCACCGTGGAGTTCGTCCTAACCGGAACGGTGACCGCGGCCAATCCCGCCGCAAGCTACACGAAGCTTTGGGAGAAGCTCATCGACCGGGATTTCAACAATATCGCGGTGGGCGATACGGACAATGACGGCAAGATCGAGGCCGTCGCGACCTCGGCCGGAGTAACGGATAACTATGTCCCCGTTCCGGCCCATATCCAGATCCATGAAAAAGTGGCGGACGATGATTTCGAGCTGGTCCCGACGGGCACCATTCCTGATCTGGGCGGCGTCCCGGCAACCCATTCTTTGGCATTGGCGGACTTCAACAAGAATGGCTACACCGACATCGTCGTCCTCGCGAATTCCCTGTATATTTCCGGCAGCAAACTGCCATTCAGGGTTCTCCGGTACGAAGCCACCGGGAACGATACTTGGGTCGCCCGAACCGTTGCCTTTAACGGGGGCACGACCTACGGCTATACGGCCATGACCGTAGGGGACGCGGATGATGATGGCAATCAGGAGATCATCGTCGCTCGCGAAGGCGACGCGGATCCCCGGGTCCTGGTATATGAATGGAATGGCAGCAGCTTCTCGCTTAGATGGACCAGCCCCGTCGTCCTGGATCGGAACGGATTCAATGTCACGTCGATCCCCGTGGTCAAGGTCGCGGATTCGGACGGAGATAACCATAGCGAGATCATCTTCGGTACCGATGACGCCCAGCTGTACATCTATGAAAGCCCGGCGGTCAACAGTTATCCCCCCTTGACGCCGGTTCTCAAGTACGAGCCCTCCATCGGGGATTATCTGGGATACTGTTCACTCAAGGATCTCGTCGTTGCCGATACTGACGGAGATACCAGGAAGGAGATCATTCACGTTTCGGAGGACGGGTATCTCCTCATCATAGAATCGCCGGGGCCCGACTCCTGGAATACGGCGGCCCCTGAACACTACCTTCTGCCCGGATCCATGAACGGGTACTGCGTCGCGGCTGGGGATACCGATAACGACGGAGCGACCGAGATCGTCGTGGGGGGGCTCGGCGGCGCGGCGGACTCGCATCTTTGCATCTATGAAACCATCGCGGACAATTCACATGCTGTTTCCTGGCAGAGCACCGAAGCTGAAGTCGATAGCGAGCCCGACGCGGTCGCTCTGATTAATACGAATTCCACGCCGGTCAACGAGATCGTGATCGCCACCGAGAATTCCGATCCGGCCGCATTTCCCGTTCTTGCGCACCAGGAATCGGTCGACATCCAGGTCGTCTCCAACAACATCACATTCGATCCCGAAACGGTTCTCGAGAGCGGGACCGTCTCGATCTCGGCCCTGGTCCAGAACCTGAGCCCATCGCCCCTAGCCAACGTGGTGGTTCGCTTCTACAGCGGCGACCCCGCCTCGGGCGGCACACAGATCGGCGCCGATCAGACGATCGCATCGATTTCCGAGAGCGGCAACGCCGCCGTCCAGGTCGATTGGCAACCCTTGTTGGCCCAAACTTATCAGATCTACGTGGTCGTCGATCCCGACGACGCCATTCCAGAGTCGGACAATACGGCCAACAATAAGGCCGCGAAGACGTATGTCGTCCTCGACAACGATATCTCGGGTCCACAGATATCCAACATCGCGGTTGCGGAATACGGGGGCGACGGCGACGGCGCTATCGAGGCCAACGAACAAGTCCGCATCTCCTGGTCGGCCAGTGACGCATCGGGGATCGGAACAAGCGTCTGCGATATCGATGGAACGGTCTATGCCGCCGCCGGCTCCTATGAGGTTATCGCGGGTCCTTTTAATCAGGGCATCCATAATTACACGATCACCGTGCAGGACGGCGATAATTCCCCCGCCGGCACCCAGCAGTCCGGTTCCTTCAGCGTGAGTTCCTTCGCCATCACCGTCACGGGGGTGTCTCCCGTGAACGGAGCGATCAATGTGTCGGTCCGCCCGGCGGTGGAAGCTTTCTTCGACAGCTCGCTCAACCTCTCCACGATCACAAGCTCTACGGTCATCCTCCGGGATTCCGGACTGCAGGTCATTCCGGGCAGCATTTCCTATACGCCCGTTGGCAATAAGATCACCTTCATCCCCTCGCGGGATTTGACGAACTCCGCAGTCTATTCCTTGACTCTCGTCGGCGGCTCCGCCGGGATCCTTTCGGAGACCGGGAACGGGCTCGTGGAATCCTACTCCTGGACGTTTACGGTCGAGCCCGATGTGACCGCTCCTATCGCCGTCCTTTCCAGTCCGACGGCCGGTCAGAACGTCAGTGGGATCGTCGATATCCGCGGGACCGCCTGGGACCTCAATTTCCTGCAGTATCAGGTCTTTTATGGTGAAGGCGCGGCTCCGTCGGCATGGACCGAGATCACATCCGCGATCACGGTCCCGGTGACGGGAAGCCTGCTGTGTCAATGGGACACGTCCGCGCTGGGGGCCGGACAATACACCGTCAAGTTGGTCGTCCTGGAAGATCCTCCGGCCTCGGTCCAGGTCGAAGACTCGGTGGTCGTCAATATCGGGAAAGCGGCGACTCCCGTCTTTACCCCCGAACCCGGCACCTATTCGTCCGCCCAGAACATTACGATCAGCTGTGCGACCGCCGATGCGACGATCTTCTATACAACCGACGGCTTGGATCCGACGCAAAGCTCTACGCCCTATGCGTCCCCAGTTCATATCGACGCCACGACGACCTTAAAGGCGAGAGCCTATCATTCCTCGATGCAGCCGAGCGAGATCGCAAGCGGTGTCTATGAGATTTCGGGGGCGAACTCGCCGCCCGAAACGCCGTCTCCGGTCAGCCCGGCCGACGCGGCGACGGACCAGGGCCTCCAGCCGATCCTTACAGCGTCGGCCTTCAGCGACCCGGAGGGGGATGAACATTCGAACAGCCAGTGGCAGGTGGATGACAATGGGGATTTCTCGACCCCCGTATGGGACAGCGGCGAGGGCTATATCGCTGGGATCCAGGTCACGATTCCTGCCGGCACCCTTGCGGTAGAGACGACATATTTCTGGCGTGTCCGCTACAAGGACATCCACGATGCTTGGAGCGAATGGTCGGCAGCTTGGTCGTTCACGACGGTGCCTCCGCCGGGGGCATTCGATCTCACGTCGCCAGCCAGCGTCACGGCGGTCCCCAGACTGACGCCATCCGTGACACTGACCTGGACGGCCTCGGCTAACGCAACCTCATATGACATCTATTTCGGCACGAGCCGCACCCCGGGCTTCCACGCAAACACGACGGAAACCAGCCTCTCGGTGAACGTCGCCAAAGACCAGCTCTATTATTGGAACGTCGTGGCGGTTAATTCCGGAGGAACCACATATTCGACGAGCGGGCCCTTCAGCTTTGGGACGGGCATCGCCTTCTTCTCCGACTTCGACGACGGCACGACGCAGGGCTGGGGTTTCCGGGATCAGTCCGGACTGACCTCGGATAACGCCCATAGCGCGCCGAATTCCATCAGGAACTATAGCGGCTATGCCAATCAGGATGAGGCGGAGTGCTATAAGATCTTTTCTCCCATTGAGAAGGGGACGGCGGAATTCTGGTACTACGCCCCTTCGACGAGACCTGAGACCGCTTGTATCTACCTGTCCTCTCAGGATTCCTGGTACAAAAACCCCACGGTAAGGTTCTGGCTCTGGATCTCCGCGGACGGGACCGTCAAGTACTATGTGAACGGCACGGAGTGGACCGACTTCACCTCTCTCCCCAAGCTGACGTTCGACGTGTGGAGCAAGATCTCGCTTACCTGGAATACGATCACGGACAAGCTGGTCTTGAGGATCAACGGCGTGAACTATGGGGTCGCCCCGGCGACGAACGCCGGCGGCCCGATCTGCCAGCTGGCCTTCATGAAGGGGAGCTGGTCGTCCGTCGGGACATTCGCTTACATCGACGATATCAAGGTCACGACCACGCCGGCCCCGAAAAAGAAGGATCTCCTGGCCACCTGGGACGGCCAGGGCGTCTACTACCGGAACTCGGACACCGGCGCCTGGGTCAGGCTGGCCTCGCCGGCGACGATGATCGCGGGCGGCGATATCGACAACGATGGGATCGACGATATCCTCGGCCTGTGGCCGTCACAGGGAGGGATCTGGGCAAGGTATTCGTCCAACGGGGCGTGGGCCCAGTTGTCGTCGACGGCCCGGCACATCGCCGCGGGAGACATGAACGGCGACGGGCGCGTCGATCTCGTCGGGACGTGGGACGGCCAGGGCGTCTTCTACAGGAACTCGGCCAACGGCGCCTGGGTCAAGCTGGCGTCTCCCGCAACCCTGATCACGGCCGGCGACCTGGACGGAGACGGGACGGATGACCTGATCGGCATCTGGCCCGGCCAAGGCGGGGTCTGGGCGAAGTATTCGCGGACGGGCGCTTGGTCCAAGATCTCCTCGACCGCGCGCGACATCGCCGCCGGCGACATGAACGGCGACGGAAGGGACGAGCTGCTGGCGACCTGGGACGGGCAGGGTGTGTACTACAGGGATTCGTTCACCGGGGCCTGGACGCGCATGGCCTCGGAGGCCACCCAGGTCACATGCGGCGACCTCGACGGCGACGGGCTCGATGACCTGATCGGCATCTGGCCCACGCAGGGCGGCGTGTGGGTGAAGTACTCGACGTCCGGGGCTTGGGCGAAGATCTCCTCGACCGCGATCGACATTTCGGCAGGGCTGATGAGGCTCCAGGAATCGGAAAGCACGCCGATGGCCGCCGGAGTCGCGGTCGATCTGCCGATGGCGGCGGGCGACACCGAAGGGATCGAAACGGCGGTCCTCAAGACCGATCTATCGGGTGACGGGCCCGGCGGCGCACGTTTCATCTACATCGAGGACGTCAACCTCGAGCCGACCGAGGACCCGGCCGCGGCGCTGACGCGTATTCCCGGACCCGGGGAGCCCGGTTTCGTCGCCGAGGACCAGAAGAACCTGATCCCGGGCGAGAAGATGGATGATCGCGCCCGGAATGATCCGAGGGAGCCGAACAACAAAGGCAAGAAGATCATGAAATAA
- a CDS encoding sugar transferase translates to MYRKFGKRAFDLAASAAGLVVLAIPMGLIAVLVRATSPGPALFRQPRVGKGGALFTVRKFRTMSAGHGDPSPVTVRGDSRITPLGKVLRRFKLDEYPQLWNVLVGEMSLVGPRPDVPGYYDRLAGADRRVLDLRPGITGPATIKYAAEEELLAAQPDPARFNDDVIFPDKVRINLEYLDHCTFAGDIGWLWRTARAPFRGEKAGSPPFASPGDIE, encoded by the coding sequence ATGTACCGGAAGTTCGGGAAAAGAGCGTTCGATCTCGCGGCCTCGGCCGCCGGTCTCGTCGTGTTGGCGATCCCCATGGGCCTCATCGCCGTCCTGGTGAGAGCGACCTCGCCGGGCCCGGCGCTGTTCCGCCAGCCAAGGGTCGGGAAGGGCGGCGCCCTGTTCACTGTGCGCAAGTTCCGGACGATGAGCGCCGGGCACGGCGATCCGTCGCCGGTCACGGTCAGGGGCGACAGCCGGATCACGCCGCTGGGGAAGGTCCTGCGCCGGTTCAAGCTCGACGAGTACCCGCAGCTCTGGAACGTGCTCGTGGGGGAGATGAGCCTGGTCGGACCGCGTCCGGACGTGCCGGGGTATTATGACCGGCTCGCCGGCGCGGACCGGCGCGTTCTGGACCTGAGGCCGGGCATCACCGGCCCGGCGACCATCAAGTATGCGGCCGAAGAAGAGCTCCTGGCGGCGCAGCCGGACCCGGCCCGCTTCAACGACGACGTGATCTTCCCCGACAAGGTTCGGATCAACCTGGAATACCTGGACCATTGCACCTTCGCCGGGGATATCGGCTGGCTCTGGCGGACGGCACGGGCGCCGTTCCGGGGCGAGAAGGCCGGAAGCCCGCCTTTTGCATCTCCGGGCGATATCGAATAG
- a CDS encoding DegT/DnrJ/EryC1/StrS family aminotransferase, translating to MKIPVRIPLSRPDITDADRELVLETLRTPNLSLGPRLPEFEEKFASFLGVKHAVAVNSGTSALHLGVRALGIGEGDAVITSPFSFVASANCLLFERAKPVFVDIDPVTLNVDAGKVEEKVKELRSKGAAKGEGALKALLPVHVFGRPCDMPAIMDIAGKYELGVIEDACEALGAEIRVEAGGAGHDAVWRKAGTFGRWAAYGFYPNKQMTTGEGGMLVTNEDGIASLCRSMRNQGRGETAAWLQHERLGFNYRLSDINCALGIGQLSRIEAMLAKRERVAGWYAERLKGLKDVVVPLARDGERISWFVYVVRLSERFSRQDRDRIIVGMREKGIICGNYFTPIHLQPFYRKMFGFKEGDFPVTESVSARTIALPFYNGLREKQVDIVVQKLKSSF from the coding sequence ATGAAGATCCCCGTCAGAATCCCCCTCTCGCGGCCGGACATCACGGACGCGGACCGCGAGCTCGTTCTCGAGACGCTGCGGACGCCCAACCTGAGTCTGGGGCCGCGGCTCCCTGAGTTCGAGGAGAAGTTCGCCTCGTTCCTGGGCGTCAAGCACGCCGTCGCGGTCAACAGCGGCACGAGCGCGCTGCACCTGGGCGTGAGGGCGCTCGGGATAGGGGAGGGGGACGCGGTCATCACCAGTCCGTTCAGCTTCGTGGCCTCGGCGAACTGCCTGCTCTTCGAGCGGGCGAAGCCGGTCTTCGTCGACATCGACCCGGTGACGCTCAATGTCGACGCCGGGAAGGTGGAAGAAAAGGTCAAGGAGTTGAGGAGCAAGGGCGCTGCGAAGGGCGAGGGCGCCCTCAAGGCCCTGCTTCCCGTCCATGTCTTCGGCCGTCCGTGCGACATGCCGGCGATCATGGACATAGCCGGGAAGTACGAGCTCGGCGTGATCGAGGACGCCTGCGAGGCCCTGGGCGCCGAGATCAGGGTCGAGGCGGGGGGGGCGGGACATGACGCCGTCTGGCGCAAGGCGGGGACCTTCGGGCGCTGGGCCGCCTACGGCTTCTACCCCAACAAGCAGATGACCACGGGCGAGGGCGGGATGCTGGTCACGAACGAGGACGGCATCGCCAGCCTGTGCCGGAGCATGAGGAACCAGGGGCGGGGCGAGACCGCCGCCTGGCTCCAGCACGAGCGATTGGGGTTCAACTACCGCTTGAGCGACATCAACTGCGCCCTGGGGATCGGGCAGCTCTCCCGGATAGAGGCGATGCTGGCCAAACGGGAACGCGTCGCCGGCTGGTATGCCGAGCGGCTGAAGGGCCTGAAGGATGTCGTCGTTCCCCTGGCCAGGGACGGGGAGCGCATCAGCTGGTTCGTCTATGTAGTCCGGCTTTCAGAGCGCTTCTCGAGGCAGGACCGGGACCGGATTATCGTCGGGATGAGGGAGAAGGGGATCATCTGCGGCAACTACTTCACGCCCATCCACCTGCAGCCGTTCTACCGGAAGATGTTCGGCTTCAAGGAAGGCGATTTCCCGGTGACGGAGAGCGTCTCGGCCCGGACGATCGCGCTGCCGTTCTATAATGGCCTAAGGGAAAAGCAGGTTGACATTGTAGTTCAGAAGCTCAAGAGCTCTTTTTGA